A single genomic interval of Cucumis sativus cultivar 9930 chromosome 5, Cucumber_9930_V3, whole genome shotgun sequence harbors:
- the LOC101213359 gene encoding uncharacterized protein LOC101213359, with product MTRAALFHLLRSQSKHISRRNYYSGYHLQRSTAWINEKFVPTSNFLSQKNAVQKRWASQATTREDDGKISIGPGRGQEAEEDEKDVAYIGPISSTIKKVKLLSLSTCCLSVSLGPVITFMTSPDMNVILKGVVASSVIFLSATTTGALHWFVSPYVHKIRWKPGSDSFEVEVMSWLATYIPRTIRFADIRPPETNRPFVTFKANGSFYFVDKEHCQNKALLARLTPQQRESALRNL from the exons ATGACGAGGGCCGCTCTCTTCCATTTGCTACGATCACAATCCAAACATATCTCGAGAAGAAATTACTATTCAG GTTATCATCTCCAACGATCAACAGCATGGATCAATGAAAAATTTGTACCCACCAGCAACTTTCTTTCGCAGAAAAATGCAGTCCAGAAGAGATGGGCATCTCAAGCTACAACAAGAGAAGATGATGGCAAGATCAGCATTGGACCCGGAAGAGGACAAGAAGCCgaggaagatgaaaaagatgTTGCTTATATTGGGCCAATCTCGTCAACTATCAAAAAAGTCAAGCTTCTATCTTTATCTACATGCTGCCTCTCTGTATCACTCGGACCAGTCATAACCTTCATGACGTCCCCCGACATGAATGTGATTCTGAAAGGTGTTGTTGCATCATCTGTGATATTCCTCAGTGCTACTACTACTGGAGCGCTTCACTGGTTCGTGAGCCCTTATGTTCATAAAATTAGGTGGAAACCAGGTTCAGACAGTTTTGAGGTTGAGGTTATGTCGTGGCTGGCGACTTACATTCCACGAACCATTAGATTTGCTGATATTCGACCACCCGAAACAAACCGCCCCTTTGTGACATTCAAGGCTAATGGGAGTTTCTACTTCGTAGACAAAGAGCACTGTCAGAATAAGGCACTCTTAGCCAGACTGACTCCTCAGCAACGCGAATCAGCTCTTAGAAACTTATGA